In Longimicrobium terrae, the following proteins share a genomic window:
- a CDS encoding R2-like ligand-binding oxidase — MDRESFPMRLWSKAKRQGAWDPQDIDFAPDRMEWATLPEQRRQRVLQLCALFHAGEEAVTLDLLPLLRVLAAEGRMEEEMYLTSFLWEEAKHVDLFDRFFAEVAGDPGDLSRFWHPSYRRILDQELPDALRRLETDASPEAQVRASVTYNLVVEGIMADTGYLLFDRMLGHDGSLPGMRRAVGLLRRDESRHVAFGLYLISRLVVEHGDRAYGAFLRRMTELKPIVEDSTRQFLGFFDGAYPMGITMDELMRHSRDRFAGRLQRIVRARTRTLHQLRVPGHRRPQPATAD; from the coding sequence CTGGACCGGGAATCGTTTCCCATGCGGCTGTGGAGCAAGGCCAAGCGCCAGGGGGCGTGGGATCCGCAGGACATCGACTTCGCCCCTGACCGCATGGAGTGGGCGACGCTCCCGGAGCAGCGGCGCCAGCGGGTTCTGCAGCTGTGCGCCCTGTTCCACGCGGGCGAGGAGGCCGTCACGCTGGACCTGCTCCCCCTGCTGCGCGTGCTGGCCGCGGAGGGGCGGATGGAGGAAGAGATGTACCTGACCTCCTTTCTGTGGGAGGAGGCCAAGCACGTGGACCTGTTCGACCGCTTCTTTGCGGAGGTGGCGGGCGACCCGGGAGACCTGTCGCGCTTCTGGCACCCCAGCTACCGCCGCATCCTTGACCAGGAGCTTCCGGACGCGCTGCGGCGGCTGGAGACGGATGCTTCGCCCGAGGCGCAGGTGCGGGCGTCCGTCACCTACAACCTGGTGGTGGAGGGGATCATGGCCGACACCGGCTACCTTCTCTTCGACCGCATGCTGGGACACGATGGAAGCCTGCCCGGAATGCGGCGGGCCGTCGGGCTGCTGAGGCGCGACGAATCGCGGCACGTGGCGTTCGGCCTGTACCTGATCAGCCGGCTCGTGGTGGAGCACGGCGACCGCGCGTACGGGGCGTTTCTGCGGCGGATGACGGAACTGAAGCCCATCGTGGAAGATTCCACCCGGCAGTTCCTGGGCTTCTTTGACGGCGCGTATCCGATGGGCATCACCATGGATGAGCTGATGCGCCACTCGCGCGACCGGTTCGCCGGGCGGCTGCAGCGCATCGTCCGCGCGCGGACGCGCACGCTGCACCAGCTGCGCGTCCCCGGCCACCGCCGCCCGCAGCCCGCTACGGCGGACTGA
- a CDS encoding phosphopantetheine-binding protein, with protein sequence MADTPPLDERELRARVRDLVLRLAPEPPAAPPEDGTHLVEELGYHSLALLELAFALEGEFGLRPLDERAARDMRTVADVAAHVLRERESGRGG encoded by the coding sequence ATGGCTGACACACCACCCCTCGACGAGCGCGAGCTGCGCGCCCGCGTCCGCGACCTGGTTCTGCGCCTTGCCCCCGAGCCGCCCGCCGCGCCCCCGGAGGACGGGACGCACCTAGTGGAGGAACTGGGCTACCACTCACTGGCCCTGCTGGAGCTGGCGTTCGCGCTGGAAGGCGAGTTCGGCCTGCGGCCGCTGGACGAGCGCGCCGCCCGGGACATGCGCACCGTGGCGGACGTGGCCGCGCACGTCCTCCGCGAGCGGGAGTCCGGGCGCGGCGGCTGA